One stretch of Streptomyces agglomeratus DNA includes these proteins:
- a CDS encoding carbonic anhydrase: protein MTLNRHVSTVSTAPVSTGRRALLRAAVAGTAAAGAGIALSASSAGSAAAAVATKTPRTPGEALRELAVGNRRWRTFKQRHPHETPPVRQALVSGQNPFAVVLGCVDSRVPPELVFDQGLGDLMTVRSAGEVLDEAVLGSIAYGVLELDVPLIMVLGHQGCGAVSAAVHAEETGEELPAHIRYLAEQIRPSIDHGRHGDARIDSTITRNVGRVRARLAGEPDLAAKVATGRLAIVGARYELHSQRVRALT, encoded by the coding sequence GTGACCTTGAATCGACATGTATCGACCGTATCGACCGCACCGGTCAGCACGGGGCGCCGCGCCCTGCTGCGGGCCGCTGTCGCCGGAACCGCCGCCGCCGGAGCGGGAATTGCGCTCAGCGCCTCGTCCGCCGGGTCCGCTGCCGCGGCCGTGGCGACCAAGACTCCCCGCACACCAGGCGAGGCACTGCGGGAGCTGGCCGTCGGCAACCGCCGCTGGCGGACCTTCAAGCAGCGGCATCCTCACGAGACACCCCCTGTCCGCCAGGCGCTCGTGTCGGGGCAGAACCCGTTCGCCGTCGTCCTGGGCTGCGTCGATTCCCGCGTACCGCCGGAACTGGTCTTCGACCAGGGGCTCGGCGACCTCATGACCGTGCGGTCGGCGGGCGAGGTCCTGGACGAGGCCGTACTGGGCAGCATCGCGTACGGCGTCCTGGAGCTGGACGTACCTCTGATCATGGTGCTCGGGCACCAGGGGTGCGGCGCCGTGTCCGCCGCCGTGCACGCGGAGGAGACGGGAGAGGAACTTCCGGCGCACATACGGTACTTGGCGGAGCAGATACGGCCGTCCATAGACCACGGCCGGCACGGCGACGCCCGTATCGACTCCACCATCACCCGCAACGTCGGCAGGGTCCGCGCGCGCCTGGCCGGCGAGCCCGACCTGGCGGCAAAGGTCGCCACGGGGAGGCTCGCGATCGTCGGAGCCCGCTACGAACTCCACTCCCAACGCGTCCGCGCCCTCACTTGA
- a CDS encoding YhjD/YihY/BrkB family envelope integrity protein, with the protein MPLKSGAPYEGRPQHFRRLVRLRQRLGSSAATLTWQRGREVELMHRAMGFAALSFLTLVPLLVVVAAADLPSGQGFARWLVTGLGVSEVSQEEVEDLFGRPGQALQGTTAFGLAALATFGVTFGSAVQTGYERVWGLPTARWHTMWRHVVWLAMLIAALLLFVKTPTPDRSPALTVLVAAGDVVGLFLFFWWSQRVLLCGRIRWRALVPGAALTAVGLLGLRIFSQLVFSPLIASNALTYGPFGTVLVLQSWLVGVGFVVYGGSLVGRLVHESRVRRRLGAVPGEPD; encoded by the coding sequence ATGCCCCTGAAATCCGGTGCGCCGTACGAGGGCCGCCCGCAGCACTTCCGCCGGCTCGTCCGGCTTCGACAGCGGCTCGGCTCCTCGGCCGCCACGCTGACCTGGCAGCGCGGGCGCGAGGTGGAGCTCATGCACCGCGCCATGGGCTTCGCGGCGCTCAGTTTCCTCACCCTGGTGCCCCTGCTCGTCGTCGTCGCGGCGGCCGACCTCCCGAGCGGGCAGGGGTTCGCCCGCTGGCTGGTGACGGGCCTCGGGGTTTCGGAAGTGTCGCAGGAGGAGGTCGAGGACCTGTTCGGCCGGCCGGGCCAGGCGTTGCAGGGGACCACGGCGTTCGGTCTCGCCGCCCTGGCCACGTTCGGTGTGACGTTCGGCTCGGCCGTGCAGACCGGGTACGAACGCGTCTGGGGCCTCCCGACAGCGCGCTGGCACACGATGTGGCGTCACGTCGTGTGGCTGGCCATGCTGATCGCGGCGCTCCTGCTCTTCGTCAAGACCCCCACTCCCGACCGGTCGCCGGCCCTGACCGTGCTCGTGGCCGCCGGCGACGTCGTCGGCTTGTTCCTCTTCTTCTGGTGGTCGCAGCGAGTGCTGCTCTGCGGCCGGATCCGCTGGCGGGCCCTGGTCCCCGGGGCTGCTCTGACGGCTGTGGGGCTGCTCGGGCTGCGGATCTTCTCGCAACTGGTCTTCTCACCGCTGATCGCGTCGAACGCGTTGACCTACGGCCCCTTCGGGACGGTGCTGGTCCTCCAGTCCTGGCTGGTGGGAGTGGGATTCGTGGTGTACGGCGGGTCGCTCGTCGGGCGGCTCGTCCACGAGTCGCGGGTACGGCGCAGGCTGGGCGCGGTGCCGGGCGAGCCGGACTGA
- a CDS encoding LysR family transcriptional regulator ArgP, whose amino-acid sequence MDELPLDLVRTLLAAVDEGTFDAAAAALHVTPSAVSQRVKALEQRTGRVLLIRTKPVRPTESGQVVVRFARQLARLELDARAELGIAGERGPARVPIAVNADSLATWFLPALTRVPQDPPVCFELHREDEAHTTALLREGQVMAAVTSSPDPVAGCTVRRLGLARYLPVSTEAFAARHLTQPLERALRDAPVIVFDRRDDLQDGFVRSLTSDGTGAAPVRHYVPTSEGFCDAVAAGLGWGLVPEPQARPLLRTGALTLLASGRPVDVPLFWQQWKLDSPALAAVADAVAATAAEALRHAPA is encoded by the coding sequence ATGGACGAGCTTCCTCTGGACCTGGTGCGTACGCTGCTGGCGGCGGTGGACGAGGGCACCTTCGACGCGGCCGCCGCCGCCCTGCACGTGACCCCGTCGGCGGTCAGCCAGCGCGTCAAGGCGCTGGAGCAGCGCACCGGCCGGGTGCTGCTGATCCGTACGAAACCGGTGCGTCCGACGGAATCCGGTCAGGTGGTGGTGCGGTTCGCGCGCCAGCTGGCCCGGCTGGAACTGGACGCGCGGGCGGAGCTGGGGATCGCCGGCGAGCGGGGGCCGGCACGGGTTCCCATCGCGGTCAACGCCGACTCGCTCGCCACGTGGTTCCTGCCGGCGCTGACGCGCGTGCCGCAGGACCCGCCCGTCTGCTTCGAGCTGCACCGCGAGGACGAGGCCCACACCACGGCGCTGCTGCGCGAGGGCCAGGTGATGGCGGCGGTCACGTCGTCGCCGGACCCGGTCGCGGGCTGCACGGTACGCCGCCTGGGCCTCGCCCGGTACCTGCCGGTGTCCACCGAAGCCTTCGCCGCCCGCCACCTCACACAGCCGCTGGAGCGCGCTCTGCGCGACGCCCCGGTGATCGTCTTCGACCGCCGGGACGACCTCCAGGACGGGTTCGTACGGTCGCTCACCAGCGACGGGACGGGCGCGGCGCCGGTGCGCCACTACGTGCCCACCTCGGAGGGCTTCTGCGACGCGGTGGCCGCCGGGCTCGGCTGGGGCCTGGTGCCGGAACCGCAAGCGCGCCCGCTCCTGCGCACGGGCGCCCTCACGCTGCTCGCGTCCGGCCGGCCCGTGGACGTTCCGCTGTTCTGGCAGCAGTGGAAGCTCGACTCACCGGCCCTCGCGGCGGTGGCGGACGCGGTCGCCGCCACCGCCGCCGAGGCGCTGCGTCACGCGCCGGCCTGA
- a CDS encoding lysyl oxidase family protein, producing the protein MTRFPQARPWRSVIAAAAAITVTAGVAVAAPDDDTAQDAPAPKLSLIAASNEVTLDSYKESPGVYLDLGTYITAENGPLELKVTRKSYKDPVVAAQIIRFGTKKHTKTLPARLVRNFAGLPDFAQVTLTDAAGRKVLDKKEAFCPNNASGRIRPDAPAKSKYPESCPVNPFTLGSVWGVENGWASNTYAGYYSDPVRLPAGKYTAKVSVTKRYRELFGMENKPRTIKVTVRERSYEDEGPGAGAAMKHGSHAAGHAGHGATPPPVPAAPTSGAGPSYNVGHGPHTPAPPALPWSLKKAALKAAQVGDGTGRTDGSRKAPAVKAAAKRPTGAPAVPDVPKPDLRSLPAYGIAISKGQGSTRGKDYLAFSANVWNAGPAQLVVDGFRSPGKKLMDAYQYFYDANGKQVGYTPTGTMEWDPRRGHEHWHFTDFASYRLLKADQKEAVRSGKEAFCLANTDAVDYTVKNANWHPGNTDLSTACGQENSISVREVLDVGSGDTYTQDLPGQSFDITNLANGTYYIQVLANPEKRLKETSLTNNSALRKVVLGGSAGARTVTVPAHDLVNAN; encoded by the coding sequence ATGACCAGATTCCCCCAGGCCCGCCCCTGGCGTTCGGTGATCGCGGCCGCCGCGGCGATCACCGTGACCGCGGGTGTCGCCGTCGCCGCGCCCGACGACGACACGGCACAGGACGCGCCGGCGCCGAAGCTCAGCCTGATCGCCGCCTCCAACGAGGTGACGCTCGACTCGTACAAGGAGAGCCCCGGCGTCTACCTGGACCTCGGCACGTACATCACCGCCGAGAACGGTCCCCTCGAACTCAAGGTGACCCGTAAGTCCTACAAGGACCCGGTCGTGGCGGCGCAGATCATCCGCTTCGGGACGAAGAAGCACACCAAGACCCTTCCGGCCCGCCTGGTGCGGAACTTCGCGGGGCTGCCCGACTTCGCGCAGGTCACCCTGACCGACGCCGCCGGCAGGAAGGTGCTGGACAAGAAGGAGGCATTCTGTCCGAACAACGCCTCCGGCCGGATCCGTCCCGACGCCCCGGCCAAGTCGAAGTATCCCGAGAGCTGCCCCGTCAACCCGTTCACGCTCGGTTCGGTGTGGGGCGTCGAGAACGGCTGGGCGTCCAACACCTACGCGGGCTACTACTCCGATCCGGTCCGCCTGCCGGCCGGCAAGTACACCGCCAAGGTGTCGGTGACCAAGCGCTACCGCGAGCTGTTCGGCATGGAGAACAAGCCCCGGACGATCAAGGTGACCGTACGCGAGCGCAGTTACGAGGACGAGGGCCCGGGAGCCGGGGCCGCCATGAAGCACGGGTCGCACGCGGCCGGGCACGCCGGTCACGGCGCGACGCCCCCGCCGGTGCCCGCCGCCCCGACGAGCGGTGCGGGTCCGTCGTACAACGTGGGCCACGGGCCTCACACCCCCGCTCCGCCGGCCCTCCCCTGGTCGCTGAAGAAGGCCGCCCTGAAGGCGGCGCAAGTGGGTGACGGGACCGGGCGGACGGACGGTTCGCGCAAGGCTCCCGCCGTGAAGGCGGCCGCCAAGCGGCCGACCGGCGCGCCGGCGGTGCCGGACGTACCAAAGCCCGACCTCCGTTCGCTGCCGGCCTACGGCATCGCGATCAGCAAGGGACAGGGCAGCACCCGGGGCAAAGACTATCTGGCGTTCAGCGCCAACGTGTGGAACGCGGGCCCCGCGCAGCTGGTGGTCGACGGATTCCGCTCCCCCGGCAAGAAGCTGATGGACGCCTACCAGTACTTCTACGACGCCAACGGGAAGCAGGTCGGCTACACGCCGACCGGCACCATGGAGTGGGACCCGCGCCGGGGCCACGAGCACTGGCACTTCACCGACTTCGCCAGCTACCGGCTGCTCAAGGCCGACCAGAAGGAGGCGGTCCGCAGCGGCAAGGAGGCCTTCTGCCTGGCCAACACGGACGCCGTCGACTACACGGTGAAGAACGCCAACTGGCACCCGGGCAACACCGATCTCTCCACCGCGTGCGGCCAGGAGAACTCGATCTCCGTACGTGAGGTGCTCGACGTCGGCTCCGGCGACACGTACACCCAGGACCTGCCCGGTCAGTCCTTCGACATCACCAACCTGGCGAACGGCACGTACTACATCCAGGTGCTGGCCAACCCCGAGAAGAGGCTGAAGGAGACCAGCCTGACCAACAACAGCGCTCTTCGCAAGGTCGTCCTGGGCGGGAGCGCGGGCGCGCGTACCGTGACGGTGCCGGCTCACGACCTGGTCAACGCCAACTGA
- a CDS encoding DUF6131 family protein, with amino-acid sequence MIVLGIILLIIGFVAGISILWTIGIILVAIGAVLWILGSMGRAVGGRRHYW; translated from the coding sequence ATGATCGTCCTCGGAATCATTCTGCTCATCATTGGTTTCGTGGCCGGTATCTCCATCCTGTGGACCATTGGGATCATCCTGGTCGCCATTGGCGCCGTCCTCTGGATCCTGGGATCGATGGGACGCGCAGTGGGTGGACGACGGCACTACTGGTGA
- a CDS encoding protein-arginine deiminase domain-containing protein, which translates to MGTNHARHGAVALAVIGAVLAPVSPAFAADPPRADLRADVNRDGKVDVTGASDTAGENSWSARRGAVFLPNIDDDTGRCPVKGPDGRRLSDARLAACNDAADTLVNGSADAADLARVRSVPMRNLPATATGTLKIVSGGKKARLFVKRSSGWAPVTARTRLSAAELRSGVEFGVEGTDVIRDSAVWDGRAVIRLTVTSGGRSTSDEVTLRAAPLLTHHHLQNAQQLMVTKVPGRDDYARRQQAFVKGLAAEVKSAGIDKPLLTFDKYGDIWAQDFVEPGYVSMARPGGGRQTMRVMLRSAQADREAGRELFEKMRGNGVGVVQVAGVRDTEEWTLNSMGNLETVPPYTHGGRSFPAGRIIMGERKDNGSKPAKAMRTLLKSQGFQDPLLLDTSWLHVGHVDEFVQFLPADTPRGWKIGIADPEAGLRLLREAQEAGHGRTKMFSVPGSRDMPAPKETIDQALASRWLVADNTMAAKRIKANLEVLRRETGATDAEIVRVPALYTRGTQEGERGERVPRLSRMGAGELPEAVREYGQQKELARHADRAGAAPETVMTSAYVPGAVNGIVLGRNRYLAPRQWGPVIGGKDIFTSAVNAAYTGAGMKVSYLDDWYTYHLGAGEVHCGTNTLRDASAAWWLP; encoded by the coding sequence TTGGGTACGAACCATGCGAGACACGGAGCAGTGGCCCTCGCCGTCATAGGAGCCGTACTGGCGCCGGTGTCACCGGCGTTCGCAGCCGACCCGCCACGGGCCGACCTCCGGGCGGACGTGAACCGGGACGGGAAGGTGGATGTCACCGGCGCTTCGGACACCGCGGGCGAGAACAGCTGGTCCGCCCGCAGAGGGGCGGTCTTCCTCCCCAACATCGACGACGACACCGGGCGTTGCCCGGTCAAGGGTCCGGACGGCCGGCGCCTGTCGGACGCCAGGCTGGCCGCCTGCAACGACGCGGCCGACACCTTGGTCAACGGCTCCGCCGACGCGGCCGACCTCGCCCGCGTCCGGTCCGTACCGATGAGGAACCTGCCCGCCACGGCGACCGGCACGCTGAAGATCGTGTCCGGCGGCAAGAAGGCACGTCTCTTCGTCAAGCGCTCCTCCGGCTGGGCCCCGGTCACCGCCAGGACCCGGCTGTCCGCCGCCGAACTGCGCTCCGGAGTGGAGTTCGGCGTCGAGGGCACCGACGTCATCCGCGACAGTGCGGTCTGGGACGGCCGCGCCGTGATCCGCCTGACGGTGACATCGGGCGGGAGGAGCACCTCGGACGAGGTCACGCTGCGGGCCGCCCCGCTCCTCACCCACCACCACCTCCAGAACGCACAGCAGCTGATGGTCACCAAGGTGCCGGGCAGGGACGACTACGCACGCCGGCAGCAGGCGTTCGTCAAGGGCCTGGCCGCCGAGGTCAAGTCGGCGGGGATCGACAAGCCGCTGCTGACCTTCGACAAGTACGGCGACATCTGGGCCCAGGACTTCGTCGAGCCCGGATACGTGAGCATGGCGCGTCCCGGCGGGGGCCGTCAGACCATGCGCGTGATGCTGCGGTCGGCGCAGGCGGACCGGGAGGCCGGCCGGGAGCTGTTCGAGAAGATGCGCGGCAACGGCGTGGGCGTGGTGCAGGTGGCCGGGGTCCGCGACACGGAGGAGTGGACACTCAACTCCATGGGCAACCTGGAGACCGTTCCCCCGTACACCCACGGCGGCCGGTCCTTCCCCGCCGGGCGCATCATCATGGGCGAGCGCAAGGACAACGGCTCCAAGCCCGCGAAGGCGATGCGGACGCTGCTCAAGTCCCAGGGCTTCCAGGACCCGCTGCTCCTCGACACCTCGTGGCTGCACGTCGGGCACGTCGACGAGTTCGTGCAGTTCCTGCCGGCCGACACCCCGCGCGGCTGGAAGATCGGCATCGCCGATCCGGAGGCCGGGCTGCGGCTGCTGCGCGAGGCGCAGGAGGCCGGACACGGCAGGACGAAGATGTTCTCGGTGCCGGGCAGCCGCGACATGCCCGCGCCCAAGGAGACCATCGACCAGGCGCTCGCCTCCAGGTGGCTGGTGGCCGACAACACCATGGCCGCGAAGCGGATCAAGGCGAACCTGGAGGTGCTCCGGCGCGAGACGGGCGCGACCGACGCCGAGATCGTACGGGTGCCCGCGCTCTACACGCGGGGTACGCAGGAGGGCGAGCGGGGTGAGCGCGTGCCCCGCCTGTCACGGATGGGCGCGGGTGAACTTCCGGAGGCGGTCCGCGAGTACGGGCAGCAGAAGGAGCTGGCTCGGCACGCCGACCGCGCCGGAGCGGCCCCGGAAACGGTCATGACCAGCGCGTACGTGCCGGGTGCGGTCAACGGGATCGTGCTGGGCAGGAACCGCTACCTGGCTCCCCGGCAATGGGGGCCGGTCATCGGCGGCAAGGACATATTCACCTCCGCGGTGAACGCCGCGTACACCGGGGCGGGCATGAAGGTGTCGTACCTCGACGACTGGTACACGTACCACCTCGGCGCGGGCGAGGTGCACTGCGGCACCAACACACTGCGCGACGCGTCCGCCGCCTGGTGGCTTCCGTAG
- a CDS encoding aldo/keto reductase produces the protein MHSAHPGRYDAMPYRRTGRSGLMLPALSLGLWHNFGSDLDLDGRREILRGAFDMGITHFDLANNYGPPPGEAETVFGRLFAEDFAPYRDEVVISTKAGYLMWPGPYGEWGSRKSLLASLDQSLRRMRLDHVDIFYSHRYDPGTPLEETMGALHTAVQQGKALYVGISNYPAEETRQAAAILRGLGTPLLIHQPRYSMLDRAPEDGLLETLEEVGAGAIAYSPLAQGLLTDRYLNGVPEGSRAAGTSPFLTADAVTGSLVSRLRALNELAGERGQSLAQLALAWVLRDDTVTSAVVGASSVRQLRDSVEAVARLEFSDAELLRIEAILAADPD, from the coding sequence GTGCACTCCGCCCACCCCGGCCGTTACGACGCCATGCCGTACCGCCGCACCGGCCGCAGCGGCCTGATGCTGCCCGCGCTGTCCCTCGGCCTGTGGCACAACTTCGGCAGCGACCTCGACCTCGACGGCCGGCGCGAGATCCTGCGGGGCGCCTTCGACATGGGGATCACCCACTTCGACCTCGCCAACAACTACGGCCCGCCGCCCGGGGAGGCGGAGACCGTCTTCGGCCGCCTCTTCGCCGAGGACTTCGCGCCGTACCGGGACGAGGTCGTCATCTCCACGAAGGCCGGTTATCTGATGTGGCCGGGTCCCTACGGGGAGTGGGGCTCGCGCAAGTCGCTGCTCGCTTCCCTCGACCAGAGCCTGCGCCGGATGCGGCTCGACCATGTCGACATCTTCTACTCGCACCGTTACGACCCCGGCACGCCTCTCGAAGAGACCATGGGGGCCCTGCACACGGCCGTCCAGCAGGGCAAGGCGCTGTACGTGGGGATCTCCAACTACCCCGCCGAGGAGACGCGGCAGGCAGCCGCCATCCTCCGCGGGCTGGGCACGCCCCTGCTGATCCATCAGCCCCGCTACTCGATGCTGGACCGCGCTCCGGAGGACGGGCTCCTGGAGACCCTGGAGGAGGTGGGAGCAGGGGCCATCGCCTACTCGCCGCTCGCCCAGGGGCTGCTCACGGACCGCTACCTGAACGGGGTGCCGGAAGGCTCCCGCGCCGCCGGCACGAGCCCCTTCCTCACGGCGGACGCGGTGACGGGCTCACTGGTGTCGCGGCTGCGGGCGCTGAACGAGCTGGCGGGAGAACGGGGCCAGTCACTGGCCCAGCTCGCGCTCGCCTGGGTACTGCGCGACGACACGGTGACGTCGGCGGTCGTGGGAGCGAGCAGCGTCCGGCAGCTCCGGGACAGCGTCGAGGCCGTAGCCCGGCTGGAGTTCAGCGACGCGGAACTGCTGCGCATCGAGGCGATCCTCGCCGCGGACCCGGACTGA
- a CDS encoding GNAT family N-acetyltransferase has protein sequence MKSAPRLARITADNFDAAIALRVRPDQEHLVAPVVKSLAEAYVHPDTAWPRLILDGDRPVGFVMAFFDIDFAGDGKGSDIRSGLWRLNIADGEQGRGYGRFAVEAVAAEIRRRGGSRVTTTWHPGEDGPECFYLRLGFRPTGEMSGDQKVGEWEPDQGAPRRAGASTAEPGAGERTVK, from the coding sequence ATGAAATCCGCACCGCGCCTCGCGAGAATCACCGCCGACAACTTCGACGCCGCGATCGCCCTCAGGGTTCGCCCCGACCAGGAACACCTGGTCGCGCCGGTCGTGAAGTCCCTCGCTGAGGCGTACGTACACCCCGACACGGCCTGGCCCCGGCTCATCCTCGACGGCGACCGGCCCGTGGGGTTCGTCATGGCGTTCTTCGACATCGACTTCGCCGGTGACGGCAAGGGCAGCGACATCCGCTCGGGCCTCTGGCGGCTCAACATCGCGGACGGCGAACAGGGGCGTGGCTACGGCCGTTTCGCGGTCGAGGCCGTCGCCGCTGAAATCCGCCGCCGGGGCGGCAGTCGCGTCACCACCACCTGGCACCCGGGCGAGGACGGCCCCGAGTGTTTCTATCTGAGGCTGGGGTTCCGGCCGACGGGCGAGATGAGCGGGGACCAGAAGGTCGGTGAGTGGGAGCCGGACCAGGGGGCCCCGCGCCGGGCCGGTGCGTCCACCGCTGAACCCGGCGCGGGGGAGCGGACCGTCAAGTGA
- a CDS encoding SpoIIE family protein phosphatase has product MVAPKESGQSEVLDRLLSRVLRESDAYGGGIYVLTAGGQVLSAVVLAGVPSSLAMPWARVGMSASGPLAEAVREGRLVWVGAEGELARRYPRIGLALPYSFALAAAPVISGQRTWGGLLLLWPGSHPLVIEPERQRAIQKASGYVGAALRRADESGRPILPTPDPRIVPVPRRRMVTQAESLAAVDFTERLPEGCCALDLDGRITFITPTGAELVGSTVPALLGTRPWEALPWLDDPVFEDRYRSAVMSRHPTSFTARRPDDLWLSFELYPDAGGISVRIARSSLAEGAAGAAAAAEPGAAAARGSLPDAAAPAGGGAAPTRVGVLYQLAHLAAALTEALSVPDVIKLVVDQIAPSFGAHAVALFAVQADKLRLRGHHGYGAQEMKRLDGVALSAEHPACRAVTSGEPAFFASRRELHDVCPGAADEDSNQAWAFLPLVAAGRPIGCCVLAYDRPHVFGHDERALLTAFGGLAAQALDRAHLYDTKSGLARSLQASLLPHVLPSLTGLQATARYLPATRGMDVGGDFYDLVRLDDTTAAAVIGDVQGHSVTAAALMGQVRTAVRAHAIAGAAPGDVLARTNRLLTDLNPGLFTSCLYVQIDLARRRACLATAGHLPPLLRHPGGRTESVAMPPGLLLGIDPSAQYEAIDIELPPDTVLALFTDGLVERPGTDIEDATADLAAVLSEGTHNLDALADALTRRARPSPDRRDDTALFLLRLASA; this is encoded by the coding sequence ATGGTCGCGCCGAAGGAGAGCGGGCAGTCGGAGGTACTTGACCGACTGCTGTCCCGGGTACTGCGTGAGTCCGACGCGTACGGCGGCGGGATCTACGTGCTGACGGCGGGCGGCCAGGTGCTGTCCGCCGTGGTGCTCGCCGGCGTACCGTCCAGCCTCGCGATGCCGTGGGCCAGGGTGGGCATGTCGGCCTCGGGTCCCCTCGCGGAGGCGGTACGCGAAGGCCGCCTCGTGTGGGTCGGCGCCGAAGGGGAGCTCGCCCGCCGCTACCCGCGCATCGGCCTCGCGCTGCCGTACTCGTTCGCCCTCGCGGCCGCGCCGGTGATCAGCGGGCAGCGGACCTGGGGCGGACTGCTGCTGCTCTGGCCGGGTTCCCACCCGCTGGTGATCGAGCCCGAGCGGCAGCGGGCGATCCAGAAGGCGTCCGGCTACGTCGGCGCGGCCCTGCGCCGGGCAGACGAGAGCGGCCGTCCGATCCTGCCCACGCCCGACCCCCGGATCGTTCCGGTGCCACGGCGCCGTATGGTCACGCAGGCCGAGTCCCTGGCGGCGGTGGACTTCACCGAGCGGCTCCCCGAGGGCTGCTGCGCCCTCGACCTCGACGGCCGGATCACCTTCATCACCCCCACCGGGGCGGAGCTGGTCGGCAGCACGGTCCCGGCGCTGCTGGGAACGCGGCCCTGGGAAGCCCTGCCGTGGCTCGACGATCCCGTCTTCGAGGACCGCTACCGCTCGGCCGTGATGAGCCGCCACCCCACCTCGTTCACGGCCCGGCGCCCGGACGACCTGTGGCTGTCCTTCGAGCTGTACCCCGACGCCGGGGGGATCAGCGTGCGTATCGCCCGGTCCTCCCTCGCCGAGGGTGCGGCCGGGGCGGCCGCCGCCGCGGAGCCGGGAGCCGCGGCCGCGCGCGGCTCACTGCCGGATGCCGCCGCACCCGCGGGCGGGGGCGCCGCGCCGACACGGGTGGGCGTGCTCTACCAGCTGGCGCATCTGGCCGCCGCGCTCACCGAAGCCCTCAGCGTGCCCGACGTGATCAAGCTGGTGGTCGACCAGATCGCCCCCAGCTTCGGCGCGCACGCGGTCGCCCTGTTCGCCGTACAGGCGGACAAGCTCCGGCTGCGGGGCCATCACGGCTACGGCGCCCAGGAGATGAAGCGGCTGGACGGCGTGGCGCTGTCGGCCGAGCACCCCGCCTGCCGGGCGGTGACCTCGGGGGAGCCCGCCTTCTTCGCGTCCCGCCGCGAACTCCACGACGTCTGTCCCGGCGCCGCGGACGAGGACAGCAACCAAGCCTGGGCCTTCCTGCCCCTCGTCGCCGCGGGCCGCCCCATCGGCTGCTGCGTACTGGCCTACGACCGGCCGCACGTCTTCGGGCACGACGAACGGGCCCTGCTGACCGCGTTCGGCGGTCTCGCCGCGCAGGCCCTGGACCGCGCGCATCTGTACGACACCAAGAGCGGGCTCGCCCGCAGTCTGCAAGCCAGCCTGCTGCCCCACGTACTGCCGTCGCTGACCGGTCTCCAGGCCACGGCCCGCTACCTGCCCGCCACGCGCGGCATGGACGTCGGAGGCGACTTCTACGACCTGGTGCGCCTCGACGACACCACGGCCGCCGCCGTCATCGGGGACGTCCAGGGGCACAGCGTCACCGCCGCCGCCCTGATGGGACAGGTCCGCACCGCGGTACGGGCCCACGCCATCGCCGGGGCGGCCCCGGGCGACGTTCTGGCCCGTACCAACAGACTGCTCACCGACCTCAACCCGGGACTGTTCACCAGCTGCCTGTACGTCCAGATCGACCTCGCCCGCCGGCGGGCGTGTCTGGCGACCGCCGGACACCTCCCGCCCCTTCTGCGGCACCCCGGCGGACGCACGGAAAGCGTCGCCATGCCGCCCGGACTGCTGCTAGGCATCGACCCCTCGGCCCAGTACGAGGCGATCGACATCGAACTGCCGCCCGACACCGTCCTGGCGCTGTTCACCGACGGCCTGGTAGAGCGGCCGGGCACCGACATCGAGGACGCGACCGCCGACCTCGCCGCCGTCCTGAGCGAGGGGACCCACAACCTCGACGCCCTCGCCGACGCGCTGACGCGGCGCGCCCGCCCGTCGCCCGACCGCAGGGACGACACCGCGCTGTTCCTGCTGCGCCTGGCATCGGCGTGA
- a CDS encoding LysE/ArgO family amino acid transporter, with translation MTHGIITAALVGFGTGLSLIVAIGAQNAFVLRQGVRRHAVLAVVAICAVSDAVLIVLGVSGVGAVVTAWPAALTVVGLAGGAFLIGYGALAARRVLRPTPGAALTTEGAATSSARKAVLTCLAMTWLNPHVYLDTVLLIGSVAADHGSLRWAFGAGAVLASLTWFTTLGYGARLLSGLLARPAAWRVLDGLVAATMVTMGGLLVAGA, from the coding sequence ATGACCCACGGAATCATCACTGCGGCACTCGTCGGCTTCGGCACCGGACTCTCCCTCATCGTCGCCATCGGCGCGCAGAACGCCTTCGTCCTGCGCCAGGGGGTCCGGCGGCACGCCGTCCTCGCGGTCGTGGCCATCTGTGCCGTGTCCGACGCGGTCCTCATCGTGCTCGGTGTCTCGGGGGTGGGGGCCGTGGTCACCGCCTGGCCCGCCGCCCTGACCGTGGTCGGCCTGGCCGGCGGCGCGTTCCTCATCGGTTACGGCGCCCTCGCCGCCCGGCGCGTCCTGCGGCCCACTCCCGGCGCGGCCCTCACGACGGAGGGCGCCGCCACCAGCTCCGCCCGGAAGGCCGTACTGACCTGCCTCGCCATGACCTGGCTCAACCCGCACGTCTACCTGGACACCGTCCTGCTCATCGGCTCCGTGGCCGCCGACCACGGTTCCCTGCGGTGGGCCTTCGGAGCGGGAGCCGTGCTGGCCAGCCTGACCTGGTTCACGACCCTCGGATACGGGGCCCGCCTGCTCAGCGGCCTGCTGGCGCGACCCGCCGCCTGGCGGGTGCTGGACGGCCTGGTCGCGGCCACCATGGTCACCATGGGAGGGCTGCTGGTGGCAGGCGCCTAG